CAAGACGTCGCCCCGTGTACGCCGTTCTTCCGGTCGCCCCAGGGGCGGCGAGGATTCTCTGCGCGCGGGCGACCTCTGCCGCGACCGGGGCAGGCTCGCCGAAGCTTTGGGGCTGTATGCCGAAGTACGCGCGTATGACCGCATACTCGCCCTGGATCTTTCCCCTGTCCTTTTTGAAAAGACCGGCGGCACGCCCTTTTTCAGGATTGCCCTGGATATCGCGGAGCATTGCCCGGAAGAAATCAGGCGCGAGCATCCTCTGGCCATGCTGTGCGTCGCCTGGACACTCAAGGTTGCGGGCCTGGACGCCGCTTTTGGCAAGGTGCTGGATGACCTGGACGAGCGGCTTGAAGAAAGCGGGCCCTTGAGGGCGGAGTGGCTGCTTGTGTCGGCCTACCGCCATTTTCCCCGCGCGGCCGAAATGCTCCCGAACATTCGCGAAGCCTCGGCCCTGTTTAACGGCGCATGCTCACAAGTGATCCTGCCTGAAGCTCCCTGGTGCTCCGGCGACTACTGCCAGCTTGCGGAGTTCCACCTCCGGCCGGGTGAAGCTGATCGTGAGGCCGAAGCCCTTGAGGAATTCATTCCCCTCTATTCCCGGCTGACCGGCGGCCATGGCAGCGGCGCGGATGCGCTCTTTCGCGCCGAGGTCGCCTACCACAGAGGGGATATGGCCACGGCGGAGATCTACGCCTACAAGGCGGCATTTCTGGCCGAAAGCAGTCGGCAGAGCGTTATTCTGCTCGGAACAGCCAAGGTGCTGGCCGACATCGCGCTGCTCAAAGCCGACGCGGAAGGTTGGCGGCGCGCCGTCAAGGCCATGGATCGCGCCGCATCCAGCCCCGGACAAACGGCCTGGGTGGTGCGGATGGCACTGGATACGGTTCGCGGCGCTATTTTGGCCGAGTTGCAACAGCAGATCCGCATCGCCGGCTGGCTGAAGGACGGCGATTTTTCTTCCCTGCCGCTTTTTCCTCCCATGCGCAACAACGCGCTGTACGCGCATGTGGTCTATCTGCTCAACCAGGGGGAAATCACGCGCTTCATCGGGACGCTGGAGGCCATCCCGGAGGAGGTAGCCAGGAAAACCGCTTTTTCGGAATTTCTGTTCCTGCTCTTCATGGCTCTGGGGTATTCCCTGCTGGGCAAGCGCGGTCAGGCTGCGGACTTTCTGGAGCGCGCCGCCGAAAAGGCCCTGCCTGACGGTTTTGTGCTGTCCCTGGCCGTATGCTCCATACAGACTCTCCAGGGCCTGACAGAAGAACTGATCAAGAAAAGGTACCCCACGCATCTTGAGGCTTTCATCACGGCCAGGGCGCGATACGGCACCGGCTGGGAGGCCTTGCGCCACGCCGTTGCCAGGGGGGTGTTGCCCGCCGATTTGACCGCGCGGGAATGCGAGGTCGCGCTGCTGGCTGCCGAGGGCCTGCGCAATGGTGAAATTGCGGAACGGCTTTTGGTTACGGAAAACACGGTGCGCGCGCACCTGCGCACGATCTTCCACAAACTGGATATCGACCGCCGCGCAAAACTCAAATAAGCATGCCTGACACCGCTTGAGGCTACGGGCGGCAAGCAGAAACCAGTTCCGGACTACTTTTATAATGCCTTACATTTCAATGTGGTATTCTGCCGAAAAACATATTTTTCGGCAGAATACCACTTATGGTGCGGCGCGCAGCACTTTTGTGCAGCGTTGGCGCATCTCCCTTTTTCAAAGGTAAAATGCCCTAAACCAGTCTGGCAATATGCTTCATCCGGTCACCAGCAAGCAAGGCCACCGGCGGCACATCAATCAGCGTATGGCAACCGGGAGCAAGGCGCGTGGTGGCCCTGGCGCAGGACACCAGCACTTGCGCCGTCAGGGCAGGGTTGTCTATGCGCATGTCAAAGCTCAGGCGCTGGTTGGAGGTGCTCCCGGAAGCGCCAATGCGCTCCATAAGCACGCCGTGAGAGTTGTCAGCCACAGAATCCAGTTCTTGCTGGCTGCCCACTTCGCGGACATCCAGGGGGTCACTGCTGAAATAGGGGTCAGCGGCGATTCTCTGCTTGATGTCTGCAAAAGAAGCTCCGGCAGCGGGAAGGACGTACACCAGCCGTGAATGTTTGCCGCCGCCAACAGGAATTGTGATGGAGCAGGCGTTTGCCACTCCGGCGATGGACCGCGCCGCAACGGAGTGCCCCATGGAGCGACCGCGCCCAAAGTTGGTAAAGGTGGTTCCCACCGGGGTCATGGCTTCAAAAAGCGCGCGCAGGACTGAATCCGTCCCTGGATCCCACCCGGCCGCTGTTATGCTCGTCCGGCCAGATGCCTTGGCCGCCTGATCCAGATCTGCGACCAGTTGGGGGATTTCCGAATGGATATCAAAACTGTCCACCGTATTGATGCCCTTTTCCAGGTAATGACGGACATCGGCCGGAACATTGCGTGAAGGGCCACATATTACTGCAACATCAGGTTTGCCCCTGGCCGCCATAAGGGCGTCAATGGAGGCATAGTCTGGCAGCCCCCGCAGCGAAAATGCCTGCGTGCCCACCGAGGGGGCACGCCGCACCACGCCCAGACAGTCAAAATCATTGGCGCTGAGCAGGCAGTCTATGACGCCCTTGCCGATATTGCCCAGGCCATGCACGGCAACTTTAATTGGATTCATGTGTTTCCTCCCATAATATTTCTGATAGTTACGTTCTTGTGGCGTATGATGCACACCCAAAAAAATTCATGTTCATGCGCAGAATCAAAACAGACGCAGAACCGAAACAGACTGCCCTGTCGCACCGGCTGCAGGGCACATTCAGTCATGGCCACAGACGTTCAGACGAGAAAGGGAACCTACTGGCGTAAGTTCCCTTATGGGCAATCTTTTCATACCTGTCAGCCGAGCCGGTGAACATGCTTTTTGAAACGTGAACCGCGCGGAAAAGTTTAAAAAAACGTATCACCAGGGTAGCAACAGACTTGAAGAATTGTCGGCTAAAACCTGGTGCGTGTCCATTGCTTTTTCACATTAGCGAGACCTTGCCTGTTTACTGGATGCGGCGTCGATGGACAGCCCCTGGCAAACCCAAGAAGATCAGCCTCATGGGGCAGTGCCGTTCGGATTGATTATAGCACAACATACACCCATAATATGCTGCCTTAAAGACCGATAATTATTTCACGTCAAAATTATTCCGGATTTAATATCCACGGATGACTACAACATGAACAATAATATATAATTATTAAAGTTGTTTTATAGCATACAATGGTTATTAGTTATTATATATACAATATCACAACAATATATAAAAATGGAAAATCTGTACTTCCCCATTTGCTGATTCACCTGTATATTGACAAGATGATTAGCTGGTTAAATTTAAGGTATACAAAGATCGTTTTTGGGAGATTAGCATTATGAAACTGCCGTCATTGCCGCCGATAGTAAAATTCCAGGTCGTAGTAAAAACCCTGGCCATTCAAGCGGCTATCTTATTGGGCATCTTGTTTCTGCTATGGGGTTTGCAGCGCGCGTATTCAGCCATTGACGCCACGACATTTCCGGATCCGATGCCCATACCCGCCGAGGCGGACAAGCTGCCGGAAACCGAAAAAGGTAAAATCCTGCTGGATTCCATTACCTTTCAGATGCGCCGCGAGTTGAATTCCACCTTTGGCTGGAGCCTCAACGACATCATTTTTAACCGATTCATAATGGACAATCGCGCCTACCGTCAGTATGGCGTATATCACGCCACACGGTTTCTTCTTGACCTCTATTCCAGCCAGATTGCCAAACTGGGCAGCAGCGACCGCGAGAGCGAGTTTTTATACAAGGCGCGCATCAACAGCTTTGCCATTGATCCGCGCAGCTTTATGCTCCCTTCCGCTGAAGGCTCCTACAAAAAGGGCTTCAAATTACTGGAAGATTACAAAAAGTCGTTGGACAACGGCACAGGCGTGTTCAACTGCCGCTCGGATGACCTCTATGCGTCCTTTGTGGCCGTAACTGGCGAAAACATGTTGGGATATGCGTTGGGATTGTTGCAAAACGCACAGGGCATGCCCTTCTACACGTTGGATAACCGTATTTATGAAGTACAGGGCATTGTGCTGGTTCTGCGTGATTTCATCCACACCCTGTATGTGCTGTACCCGGAAATACGGGCCAAAAACAACGAAGAAAACATGGCTTCCGCCATGTCGTACCTGACCCGCATCTGTGACTACGACCCTCTGTACATTACGTCGTCTTTCAACTCCGGGGAGCTGGTTTTGTCGTACCTGCTGTTTGCCAAAGCCCGCCTGGAGGACATCCGCAACAGCATTCGCATGTAATATCACGTAATATACTGACGCAAGAAAGCTGCGGAGAATTTTGCAAAAAAATTCTCCGCAGCTTTTATATTCTGTCATGCAACACGTTTCTGCAGTGGCCAGGGCAAGAGGCTGTCATTATTGCCCGGCGGGAAGAAAGGCAAAAGGCGCTGTTTCCTTGAAATGCGCCGAAGCTTCTCCGGAAAAGATTGCGCCGTTCTGGAGCGTCAGCTTTTTCACTGGGGCTCCCGGTCTCAGATCCAGCTTGTCCAAAGAAACCCAGAAGGTATTGGGGCTGGTGGCAGAATCAAAATAATAGGTCAAATTTTTCTGGTCAGCTATGGAGCGCCAGATTGTTGATGAGATGTTGGGCTGGCCGGGGGTGGTTATGCCAAGAGGCACGCTGACCGCGCGCTGAAGACTGAGCATGCTTGCAATGGCCTGATTATTGAAGCTTTTTCCGGGGACGGCAGCAATGTAGTTTTTGTCCATAGCCTTGGGAATGGCATCAAGAAAAAACGCGGCTCGGGCAAAGCGGTCAGCCGCGCGGTTGGTTCCCGGCAAAAAAACCAGCCCTCCTATCTCCTTCCAGTAGGCGTTCAGGGCAAGCTGCTGATCATAGCTCGGCGAGTTGGTCATTACGGTGTAGTCCTTACCGTGATGTATGACCAGTTTGCCCTTGATATACTCAAAAATGGCCGAGTCGCCCGTAACATCTGAAATGGCCAGATGCATTGTACTTGCGGCCCCGTTGGGCAGTGTCGGGGCCGCGATCTGAAAGGGTTCACTCTTGAGCGCGGCCACTGTTTCCGCAACAGTGGCGAAATTGTCCAGAACGTACTGAGCCCATGTCGCTATGGAAATGACGGGCTTTTCAGGATCACGCGGGCCATAGTCTGACTCCGCCAGATACAGGATGCTGGTCACAAGCCCCTTTTCATTCATTCCATCCGTCGTGCCCGCGTCATACCCGGCGGCAGTGACACTGCCGTACTTGGACACCCAGCGTACAGATCGGCTCCCCGCTGCTCCATCTTTTTCCATCCCTGCCGGAAAAGCCCACAGGTTGGTGCCCATGTCTTCTTTCCAGTCCATATTCCGCCCTGTAATGACGGCAGTGCCGTCAGCAGAGACGTACAGCGTCCTTGTGCAGGCCAGCACCGGTTCGCACGCTATTGCCGCGACCAGAAGCAAGCTGACCACGGGCGAAACCCACCTGAATACTTTTGGGGTATAAATCATAGAACGCTCCTGTGAGCAGATGTTGGTGATAGAATAAAAAGCGGACGGCAGCGAGGCAGATGTATCTGTCGCAAACAAGCTTCGCCACTTTGACAAAACAGTCGCAAAGCCAACGCGCAAAACAACCGTCGCAACAAGCTGTTCCAACAATAAAAAATAAAAACATTTATCGTCAAATGTAATATCTTGTTTTGTTGCGAGCCCGGGGCCCGGCAACGAGTACCTGATAGCGGGGTGTGAACACGTGGCAGATCTCCCTGGCATACGGAATTGCCTGGAACCCTGTCGTAACCACCCCACCTTACCAGGATGCGTCCCCAAAGATCATACCAGTTTGTACACACCGGAATGATCACACTGCCAGATCGGACTGGCCAGATCGGACTGGCAGATCGAATCGGCCAGATTGAACTGGCCAGATTGAACCGGCCAGATCGAACCGGAATATTCGCCCCATGGCTTTCAGCAGAAAAAGCGCGTAGTGCCCGCCGTGCCCGAAAAACATGAAAGAGCGGGATACGCACACGCGTACACCCGCTCCAAATAACAAAGGGGCCTGCACAAGCTTCTAGTTGTGCCAGCCTCGTGCGCCTCGCGCGCCTCGCGCCCATATGTCCAAGAAAAAGCCCATCTGTAGCGCCCAAGAGGATGAACTATATATTGACATGCAGGGCTATGGCGTCCATATTTTTCTTACACTCTCAGACCTGGTGCTGCGGCGGCGCATCTTCCTGACACATGCTGGCTTCTTCAAAAAAAACATCTGGCTGCAAAATAATAACTTCAGAGCTGTTTCTTTCAAAATCCCACACGCCTTCAACCTGCCACTGGCGCATGACCTTGTGGATTGAAGTGCGGTGCATGCCCAGCAGATCTGCCATTTCGCGATAGGAAATATCGCGCCGGGCGCAAAGTGGCGATGACCCCGGCACAATGCGCGAGGCCAGATACTTGCACACTCTGGTCAAGGGCGATTCAAGGCTGAGCGACACAAGAGACTCTGCCAGCAGACCGACCTTTTTTGCATAACTTTGGCAAAGATTAAGTAAAAGCTCGGGATTCTTTTTTCCCAGTTCCACTACATCCCGTTGCGAGAATACGTGCAGATAGCAATTTTTTGTGCATTCATGGTAAAATCTCATTCTTCGGGTGGAAGAATGGGTCTCTCCAGGGGTTGTGCCGAACATTATGGTTTCATTAAAACAGCACCCCTTGCTGAGATACCACAGCGTTTTCTCATTGCCACAGACATCCAGAGCCATCAGGCGCACTCTGCCGCTGAGAACATAGTACATTGTCGGCGCGTCATCGCTAAACTTCCAGCCCTTTTCCCATTTACGGGCCTTGTCTCTGACAACCTTTCCCCAGCATTCATTCTGGTTGAACAGTTCGATGAAAGACATTAGTCCCTCCCGATAAAGAGGTTAGACCAACTGAATAGTCCACACGTGATAGCCATAGCAAAAAAGCAGCACAGCTTCCATCACTTAGAGTATTAGTGGGAAATATATCCCGCTGCCGGGGTATGCTAAAAAGGGCCACAACGGCAGTGGCCCAAGGCAGGTACTTGTTGATGAAATAATCCTAGCGCCCTTTTTTTGTGAATATTGTTGCATGAACTACAATTTTCACTGTCAGCCAGGACTATCATGCGGTTATCGTACGAAGAGGTTGAGGAAACTACTTACAGTCAACCCTGTTGTGCAAAAAATAACCCGCATGTTTGGAGGTCTTCATGGGTCACCCGACTATTTATCCCACTGGCGTCACAGTTTACAAACCGGAAAAGGCATGGAGCGGCTTTACCATTCTGCAGGCTCCCGACAACGGCGCATTGCTGATTGGCATGAACGGACACGAAGTTCGTATGTGGAAGGATCTGCATGGCTTTCCCAATAAAATGTTCCCTGGTGGCATGCTCATGGGCAGCACTGGTACCCGTCACCCCAAGCATGGCCTGCAAGACCAGCTTGACCTCGTTCAGGTAGACTGGGACGGCAATATTGTTTGGAAGTTCGACAGAGCGGAATTCATCGAAGATCCAGGCATGGAAGGCCGCTGGATGGCGCGCCAGCATCATGACTTCCAGCGCGAAGGCAGCTCCACCGGATATTACGCTCCCGGACAGGAGCCCAAAATAGACTCAGGCAATACGCTTGTCCTTTGCCACAAAAACACCGTTAATCCCTATATCAGCGACAAGATGCTGGTGGATGACGTCATTTATGAAGTAACCTGGGACGGCGACATTGTTTGGGAATGGAACTGTGCCGACCATGCGGAAGAAATGGGCTTTGGCGAGGCCGCACGCAACGCCATGTGCCGCGACCCCAACTTCCGTGGCGGAACCATCATGGAAAACGCGCCTGGCGTGGGTGACTGGATGCATGTCAACTCCATGTCCACGCTTGGACCCAACAAGTGGTTTGACGCGGGCGACGCCCGTTTCCATCCAGACAACATCATCATTGACGGCCGTGAAACCAACATTATCCTGATTCTGGACAAAAAGACAGGAAAGATCGTGTGGCAGC
Above is a genomic segment from Desulfovibrio sp. containing:
- a CDS encoding LuxR C-terminal-related transcriptional regulator, whose protein sequence is MADSSKAEGSSPSKTSPRVRRSSGRPRGGEDSLRAGDLCRDRGRLAEALGLYAEVRAYDRILALDLSPVLFEKTGGTPFFRIALDIAEHCPEEIRREHPLAMLCVAWTLKVAGLDAAFGKVLDDLDERLEESGPLRAEWLLVSAYRHFPRAAEMLPNIREASALFNGACSQVILPEAPWCSGDYCQLAEFHLRPGEADREAEALEEFIPLYSRLTGGHGSGADALFRAEVAYHRGDMATAEIYAYKAAFLAESSRQSVILLGTAKVLADIALLKADAEGWRRAVKAMDRAASSPGQTAWVVRMALDTVRGAILAELQQQIRIAGWLKDGDFSSLPLFPPMRNNALYAHVVYLLNQGEITRFIGTLEAIPEEVARKTAFSEFLFLLFMALGYSLLGKRGQAADFLERAAEKALPDGFVLSLAVCSIQTLQGLTEELIKKRYPTHLEAFITARARYGTGWEALRHAVARGVLPADLTARECEVALLAAEGLRNGEIAERLLVTENTVRAHLRTIFHKLDIDRRAKLK
- a CDS encoding diaminopimelate dehydrogenase; the encoded protein is MNPIKVAVHGLGNIGKGVIDCLLSANDFDCLGVVRRAPSVGTQAFSLRGLPDYASIDALMAARGKPDVAVICGPSRNVPADVRHYLEKGINTVDSFDIHSEIPQLVADLDQAAKASGRTSITAAGWDPGTDSVLRALFEAMTPVGTTFTNFGRGRSMGHSVAARSIAGVANACSITIPVGGGKHSRLVYVLPAAGASFADIKQRIAADPYFSSDPLDVREVGSQQELDSVADNSHGVLMERIGASGSTSNQRLSFDMRIDNPALTAQVLVSCARATTRLAPGCHTLIDVPPVALLAGDRMKHIARLV
- a CDS encoding DUF2333 family protein, producing MKLPSLPPIVKFQVVVKTLAIQAAILLGILFLLWGLQRAYSAIDATTFPDPMPIPAEADKLPETEKGKILLDSITFQMRRELNSTFGWSLNDIIFNRFIMDNRAYRQYGVYHATRFLLDLYSSQIAKLGSSDRESEFLYKARINSFAIDPRSFMLPSAEGSYKKGFKLLEDYKKSLDNGTGVFNCRSDDLYASFVAVTGENMLGYALGLLQNAQGMPFYTLDNRIYEVQGIVLVLRDFIHTLYVLYPEIRAKNNEENMASAMSYLTRICDYDPLYITSSFNSGELVLSYLLFAKARLEDIRNSIRM
- a CDS encoding linear amide C-N hydrolase, whose product is MIYTPKVFRWVSPVVSLLLVAAIACEPVLACTRTLYVSADGTAVITGRNMDWKEDMGTNLWAFPAGMEKDGAAGSRSVRWVSKYGSVTAAGYDAGTTDGMNEKGLVTSILYLAESDYGPRDPEKPVISIATWAQYVLDNFATVAETVAALKSEPFQIAAPTLPNGAASTMHLAISDVTGDSAIFEYIKGKLVIHHGKDYTVMTNSPSYDQQLALNAYWKEIGGLVFLPGTNRAADRFARAAFFLDAIPKAMDKNYIAAVPGKSFNNQAIASMLSLQRAVSVPLGITTPGQPNISSTIWRSIADQKNLTYYFDSATSPNTFWVSLDKLDLRPGAPVKKLTLQNGAIFSGEASAHFKETAPFAFLPAGQ
- a CDS encoding Crp/Fnr family transcriptional regulator, yielding MSFIELFNQNECWGKVVRDKARKWEKGWKFSDDAPTMYYVLSGRVRLMALDVCGNEKTLWYLSKGCCFNETIMFGTTPGETHSSTRRMRFYHECTKNCYLHVFSQRDVVELGKKNPELLLNLCQSYAKKVGLLAESLVSLSLESPLTRVCKYLASRIVPGSSPLCARRDISYREMADLLGMHRTSIHKVMRQWQVEGVWDFERNSSEVIILQPDVFFEEASMCQEDAPPQHQV
- a CDS encoding aryl-sulfate sulfotransferase is translated as MGHPTIYPTGVTVYKPEKAWSGFTILQAPDNGALLIGMNGHEVRMWKDLHGFPNKMFPGGMLMGSTGTRHPKHGLQDQLDLVQVDWDGNIVWKFDRAEFIEDPGMEGRWMARQHHDFQREGSSTGYYAPGQEPKIDSGNTLVLCHKNTVNPYISDKMLVDDVIYEVTWDGDIVWEWNCADHAEEMGFGEAARNAMCRDPNFRGGTIMENAPGVGDWMHVNSMSTLGPNKWFDAGDARFHPDNIIIDGRETNIILILDKKTGKIVWQLGPDYDRTPEEKAIGWIIGQHHAHMIPRGLPGEGNILVYDNGGWGGYGNPNPGAPHGVKAAQRDYSRILEIDPVAMKIVWQYTPHEAGFLIPLDAYRFYSPFISSAQRLPNGNTLICEGSDGRVFEVTAEHEIVWEYVCPYKGHISLPMNWVYRAYRVPYSWVPQAEVPEEKAIEPLTVKEFRVPGAAPFGAMSTVKVEGTIGYYSGAGHCVAATE